Below is a genomic region from Pseudazoarcus pumilus.
TCGGCAATACACCTAAAGAATCGATCGGAGTAGCGTCATGCCATTGTTTTCAATGACCATTCTTGCCGGCGCTGAAAACTGGCACGATCCTCGCACTTGGTCAGGCGCAACCCATAGAAAAGGAGGTTTCATGAAGAAGCAACTTACTCCCCTGATGTTCGCCCTGATGCTCGCCTTTGGCGCCTCGACGGCGATGGCTCAAGGCGCTCCGCAGCAGGGCAACGCCGGGGCACCGCCGGCAGCTCAACCCGCTCCGGCGCAGACGAGCTTCTCCGACGAGGAGATCCAGAAGTTCGCCGACGTCCAGCCCGCGATCGAATCGATCCGCTCGGAGTACTCGGAGCGTCTGCAGGAGGTCTCCGACCCGCAGCAGGCCGCGACGCTGCAGAACGAAGCCGTCGAGAAGATGGTCGAGTCGGTCAACGAGGAAGGCCTCGAAGTGGAGACCTACAACAGCATCGCCATCGCGCTGCAGTCCGACACCGAACTGCGCGAGCGTGTCGAGAGCATGATGAACTGATCTCCACAAGGCTTGCAGGCGGCCGCGGCCGCCTTGTCCGACGGACGCGCAACGCGGCACGCTTGTGTCGCTTGCGCGTCCGTTTTGCGTGGCGGCGGGGCAAGGCGCCAACCGCCACCAGGCGTTCAGCGTGCGGCGCGCCGCTCCAGCATTTCACGACGCATGGCGCGCACTTCCTCGGGCCAGCGGCTCTGAATGTATGCCAGGACGGCGCGGATTTCGTCGTCGGAGAGGACATCGCCGTAGGCCGGCATGTCGCTCTGGTAGCTCTCGGGCGCGAGTGGCGGCACGAGGCCGTCGTGCACCATCGCGAACAGTTCCTCGTCGGAGTGGTGCCAGGTGTGGCCGCTGGCGTCGTGCGGCGGCGCGGGCAGGCGGCCGTCGGCGCGGCGCTGGCGCCAGTCCGCCTGACCCTGGAGCTTGTCGCCATGGCAGACGGCGCAGTGCTCCATGTAGACCTCCTCGCCGATGGCGAGCTTGGCCGGATTGCGCGGATCGATGCCGTCGTCGGGCCAGCGCTCGCCGCAGGCCGAGAGTACGAGGGCAAGGCCGGCGAGAACCGCACGGCCACGAACAGGACGATCACTCATTACATACCCGCAATGGATGAATCGGAATCAGTGGCGAGCATACACCTTCGTTCCGCCCTTGCCATCGAAGCCGATCACCTCGTAGCGCTGCGGCGGATACGGCCCTTCCATGCCGGGCGAGCCTTGCGGCATGCCGGGTACGGCGAGCCCCGCCAATGCAGGCTTCTCGTCGAGCAGGCGACGCACGTCGTCGGCCGGAACATGCCCCTCAATGACGTAACCGCCGACCGTCGCCGTGTGGCAAGAGCCCAGTGCCCGCGGCACGCCGGCTTCGCTCTTGACCAGCCCCATCTCCTGCGTGGCGACTTCGCGTACGGCAAATCCATGCTCGCGCATGTGTGTAGCCCACGCGCCACAGCAACCGCAGTTCGGGTCCTTGTAGACGACGAGTTCCTCGCCGGCAGCCAGCACAGGGCCGGTCAGCAGCACACCGACGAGCGCAAACGCAGCGAGAGGCAACGGGATCGTGAATTTCATTTTCTTTCCTCCGGATGGTCATGGAGCCGTAACGACGGCTTTCGGTTCCGTCTGCGCGCGAGACAGATGCAGTGTGAAGCGGGTCAGGCCATCGACGGATTCGACTTCGATGCGACCCCCATGCGCCTCGACGATGGAACGCGTGATCGCCAGGCCCAGCCCGGCGCCCTCGCCGTGGCGCTCGCGCTCGCCCTCGATGCGGTGGAAACGCTCGAACAGGTTGGCGACGCGATCGGGCGCGATGTCCTCGCCCGCGTTGGCGACCGACAGCCGCACGTGGCGTGCATCGGACGCGATCACGATGTCGATGCAGCTTTCGCTGCGCGCGTGGCGCAAGGCGTTCGACAGCAGATTGGATAGCGCGCGGCGCAGCATCAGCCGATCACCGGTCACGCTGGCCGCTCCGCTCACCCGGATCGCCACGCCACGCTCCTCGGCCAGCGCCTCGTAGAACTCGGCGAGCGCCTGCGCCTCGTCCGCCAGCGCCACCGCCTCGGCGGCGCGCGGCAGGCGGCGCTGATCGGCCTTGGCGAGGAACAGCATGTCCGAGATCATGCGCGCCATGCGTTCGAACTCCTCCAGATTGGAGTGCAGCGTGTCGCGATACTCTTCGGCGCTGCGCGCGCGCGTGAGCGCCACCTCGGTGGCCGTCATCAGGTTGGACACGGGCGTGCGCAACTCGTGGGCGATGTCGGCCGAGTACGCATCGAGACGACGGAACGCCTCTTCGAGGCGATCGAGCATGCCGTTGAAGGCCTCGACCAGCGCCTGCACCTCGGCCGGTGCGTCGTGCAGCGACAGGCGTTCGTCCAGACGTGCGGCCGACAGCCCGCTCGCAGTCGCCGTGATGCGACGCAGCGGCGCCAGACCGCGCCGCGCGGCGAACCAGCCGAGCGCGGCCGCGGCCAGCGCCGCCAGCGAGATCGCCAGCCACAGACGGTTGCGCACCATGTCGAGAAAGTGCGTGTGATGCGTGATGTCGAGCGCGATCAGCGCCTCCACCCGGCGCGGCGCGGCCAACGGCACATCGAAGAGCGCGTCGCGCGCAATGTATTCATGGTCGTCGTGACGCCAGCGCCGCAAGCCGCCTTCGTCCGCCACCGGCGGCATGTGGTCGAACACCCCGGCGCGCAGCGCATACAGCGGCGTACCGTCGGCTCCATGGATGCGTGCCGCGACCATCTCGTGTCCGACCAGGACGTCATCGAGCCGGGCGGCGAGCGCGTCGAAGCGTTCCTCGGAATCGGTGCGCGAAAGCAGGTTGCGCACCGCAGCGACATGCGCGCCCAGATCGTGGCGGTCGAGATCATCGAAATGCAGTGCGACGGCGCGCTCGATGACGAAGCCGACCATCGCCAGCACCAGCGCCGCGAACAGCGCAAAAACCCACGCAATGCGCGCGGTCAGCGACAGGCGCGGCTTCATGCGGTCGCGTCCGCATCGAGCACGTAGCCCATGCCGCGCACGGTGCGGATCAGCTTGGGCTCGAAGGGGTCGTCCACCTTGGCGCGCAGACGCCGCACCGCGACCTCGATGACGTTGGTGTCGCTGTCGAAATTCATGTCCCACACCTGAGAGGCAATCAGCGAACGCGGCAGCACTTCGCCCTGACGTCGCAACAGCAACTCGAGCAGCGCGAACTCCTTGGCGGTCAGGTCGATGCGGCAACCACCGCGCAGCACGCGACGGCGCAGCAAATCCAGTTCCAGATCGGCCGCGCGCAACACTTCGGGTTCCTTGGCTCTCCCGCGTCGCAGCAAGGTGCGCACGCGCGCGAGCAGTTCGGAGAACGCGAAGGGCTTGACGAGATAGTCGTCCGCACCCAGCTCCAGCCCGCGCACGCGGTCCTCGACCTGATCGCGCGCGGTCAGGAACAGCACCGGCAATTCACGCCCGCCGCGGCGCAATGTCTCGAGCACGCCCCAGCCGTCGAGCCGCGGCAGCATCACGTCGAGCACGATCAGGTCGTACTCGGCGGTGGTCGCCGCATGCAGGCCGTCCAGGCCGTCGCGCACCAGATCGACGACGAAGCCGGCTTCGGTCAGCCCCTGGCGCAGATAGTCGCCGGTCTTGGGTTCATCCTCGACGATCAGGATCTTCATCGCCCCTGCCTTTCGCGTTTCGAAGGCATTGTGCCAGCCTCACGGCGGCGTCCGCGAAGCTGACGAAGATGTAATCCGCCGGTCAGGCGGCCGACCGGGAAAGCGCGCTCGCCAGTTCGCCACGCGCCTGGCGGATCACCGCCAGCCCGGACGTGATCGCGAGCCCCGCGATCAGCGCCGCTACGAGCAGATCCGGCCAGTGGCTGCCGGTGCCGAACACGCCGACCGCCGCCAGCAGCACGGCGACGTTGCCGATCGCGTCGTTGCGGCTGCACAGCCAGACCGAACGCATGTCGGCGTCACCGTCGCGATAGGCGTACAGCAACAGGGCGACGCCGGCGTTGGCGGCCAACGCGAGTACCGCGATCGCGCCCATCGTGAACGCCTCGGGAGGCACGCCATTGAGCGCTGCCCACACCGTCTTGCCGATGACGAATACACCGAAGGTCGCCATCGTCGCGCCCTTGATCAGCGCCGCGCGCGAACGCCAGGCCAGCCCCATCGACAGCACGGCCAGCGAAATGCCGTAGTTGGCGGCGTCACCGCCGAAATCGACCGCGTCTGCGAGCAGCGATACCGACCCGGAGCGCAAGCCTCCGACGATCTCCACCACGAACATGACCGCATTGACGACCAGCGCGATCCACAGCGCGCGACGAAAGCGCGGGCTCACCGCCGTGCGGGTGCCACATCCGGCATCACAGCATCCGGCCATCGGGAACTCCTTGTGGGATTTGCGAGCCTGCAGTACACACCCTGCAATCGTTGCAGGGTCAACCCGGAGGACTTCCATGCGCATCGGCGAACTCGCGCACGCGACCGGCATCTCGGTCGAATCGGTGCGTCACTACGAACGCCTCGGCCTCCTGCCGCGCCCCGAACGCAGTGACGCCGGCCAGCGCCGCTACGGGCCGCAACACCTGCAGCGGCTGGCCTTCGTGCGTCACTGCCGCTCGCTCGACATCGCGCTGGCCGACATCGCCCGCCTGCTCGAATTCGTCGACCGGCCCGAAGCGGACTGCGGCGACATCGACCGTCTTGTCGACACGCAACTGAGCCGCGTTCGAACGCGCATCGAAGCGCTGCGCCGCCTCGAGGCCCAGCTCGAGACGCTGCGCGGCTGCTGCGGCACCCACCGCAGCGCGGCCGAATGCGGCATCCTGCGCGAGCTGTTCAGCGCGGCCGGACGCAACGAGGAAAACTGACGAAATTGTAATCTTCGCGTCAGGCCCGGGTCGGTGGGGGCTTGCAACAATGCAGCAGCGGTCGGGAGTACACGGCCGCATGCATTCACCCCACAGGAGACCCGCATGACGAGGACACGGATGCTCGTGGCCGCGCTCGCCGCCGCACTCGGTGCGGCGGCCCACGCCGCCCCGCCCTACGATCCGGCCGCAGCGGTGCCGCCGCCGCGCATCGCGCCGCTGCCGGGACCGGCCAGTGATCTGCCCGCACTGGGTGCCGACGACTGGCGCGAGGCCAACGATCGCGTCGGCGCGATGCCACGCGGCCACATGGACGTGCTGCGCTGGGAAGCGCGCAACCTGCCGCAGACCGAAGCGGCCGACGTACCGCCCGGCGAAGCGCTCACGCCGGGCACCGCAGTACGCATGGCGCTGGCCGCGCGTCCCGATCTGGCCACCACCACGGCGACCAGCGAGCTCGACCGCCGGCATGCCGACGCGGCGACACGCGAACTGGCGCGTGACGTGTATCGCGCCTGGATCGGTGCAGTCGTGGCTCAGACTGCACTGGCCGAAGCCACACGCGCTTTCGAGGCGGTCGACACCGGCGACGAGCTGGCCACGCGCATGACGCGTACCGGCACCTGGAGCCAGGACCGCCTGCTGCGCTCGCGCCTGGCGCGTGCCGACGCGCTGGCCGCACTGGTCGACGCCCGCACCGACGCGAACGTGGCGCGTGCGAAACTGGCGAGCCTGCTCGGCCTGTGGGGCGAGGCGGCGGATACGCTGCGCCTGCCCGACGCCCTGCCGGCACTGCCCGACGCGCCCCCGGCCTTCGACGGACTCGAGACCCGTGCGCTGCAAAACCACCCCGAACTGCCACTGGCCGCGCGCGAGGCGCGCTGGGCCGAACGCGGCATGCCGGAACGCTCGCTTCAGGTCTGGCGCGAGGCCGTGACAGCGGAACTGCCGGCCGCCGACACCGGGCTCGACACACTGCCCGCGCGCGCACCGATGGTCGACCTGCGCCGCCTGTCGGTCGGCCACGAGGCCGCTGCCGCTGCGCGCGACATCGCCACGGCCGAGCAGCTCGCCGTGCGCATTCGCAACGACGTGCGCGCCGCGTGGCTGGCCAGCCACGACGCCTGGACCCTCGCCCGCGAGGCGCAGGCGCGCGTTGTGCCGCTCACCGACGCGCTGCAGGACGAAACCCTGCTGCGCTACAACGGCATGCTCGCCAGCACCTGGGAGGTGCTCGACGGAGCGGCGGCGCAGGCCATGGCACGCACCGCCGCACATGACGCGCTGGGCCGCTTCTGGCTCGCGCACACCGAACTGCAGAACGTGCTGGCCGGCGGCGAGTACGCCGGCCCCGAGTCCGGCGGCAGCAGTGCCGCTTCTGGAAATACGGGAGGCCACTGAACATGGATCGACGCAAATTTCTCAGCAGCGCCGCCTTCGGCGCCGTCGCCACCACTGCGGTCGGCAAGTCGGCGCTGGCGCGTCTGCCCGAGCCGGAAATCCAGACTTCCGCCGCCACCGCGCCGCCGCGCATGCCCGACAGCGGCCGCCCCTACAACCCGGTCGTCACGCTCAACGGCTGGACCGCGCCATGGCGCATGAACAACGGCGTGAAGGAATTCCATCTGGTCGCCGAGCCGGTCGAGCGCGAGATCGCGCCCGGCATGGTCGCGCGCCTGTGGGGCTATAACGGCCAGAGCCCCGGCCCGACCATCGAGGTGGTGGAAGGCGACCGCGTGCGCATCTTCGTCACCAACAAGTTGCCCGAGCACACCTCGATTCACTGGCACGGCCAGCGCCTGCCCAACGGCATGGACGGCGTGGCGGGGCTCAACCAGCGTGCGATTCCGGTCGGCAAGACCTATGTTTACGAGTTCGTCGCGCGCCGGCCCGGCACCTTCATGTACCACCCGCACGCCGACGAGATGGTGCAGATGGCGATGGGCATGATGGGCTTCTGGGTCACACACCCGAAGGAGGCGCATCCGGCGATCAACGAGGTCGACCGCGACTTCTGCTTTTTGCTGGGCGCCTACGACATCGACCCGGGCAGCGTCGTGCCCAAGGTCAACACCATGACCGACTTCAATCTGTGGACCTTCAACAGCCGCGCCTTCCCCGGCATCGACAGCCTCAACGTGCGCCACAACGACCGCGTGCGCATCCGGGTCGGCAACCTGACCATGACCAACCACCCGGTGCACCTGCACGGCCACGAGTTCGAGGTCACCGGCACCGACGGCGGCCCCACCCCGCCGGGCTCGCGCTGGCCCGAGGTCACCACCGACATCGCCGTGGGTCAGATGCGTCAGATCGAGTTCATCGCCGACGAGGAAGGCGACTGGGCCTTCCACTGCCACAAGAGCCACCACACGATGAACCCGATGGGTCACGACGTACCGACCATGATCGGCATCGACCACCGCGGGCTGGTCGGACGCATCCAGCGCGCCGCACCCGACTACATGCTGATGGGCGAGCGCGGCATGGCCGACATGGGCGAGATGCAGATGCTGCTGCCCGAGCAGACGCTGCCGATGATGACCGGCACCGGCCCGTGGGGCCCGGTCGAGATGGGCGGCATGTTCACCATGCTCAAGGTGCGTGCCAATCAGCAGCCGGGCGACTACTCCGACCCGGGCTGGTACGCCCAGCCGGCCGGCACGCAGGCCTTCGAGTGGACCGGCGAGTTGCCCGAGCCGGCGCGCTTCAAGGCCGAACGCGAGGCCGGCAGCACACCGGTGAAAGTCGAGATGCGGGTTCGCAAGCCACAGGGCGGCGGCCACGCCGGCCACCACTGACACGCAAGCCCAACGCCCGGCCGCGCAAGCGGTCGGGTCTCCTCAGGAGAGATCATGATCACAGACAACAAGAACCTTCGTACCCTGCTCGCCGCGCTCGCCATCGGCGCCGTCCCGCTGGCCGCATCCGCCCACGGCGAGCGAGCGCATGACGCTAAAGCCACCCCAGTGGTCAAAGAACAGACCGGGTGGGGCATCGCCGCCGAGGCGGACAAGACCGAGCGCACGCTGGAAGTCGTGATGAGCGACGACATGCGCTTCACGCCCGATCGCGTCACCTTCACCGAGGGCGAGACCGTGCGCCTGGTCGTCAAGAATGCCGGCAAGATCATGCACGAGCTGGTCATCGGCGATCAGGCCTCGCTCGCCGAGCATGCCGAGATGATGGTCAGGTTCCCCAACATGGAACACGACGAGCCCTACATGGCCCACGTGCCGCCGGGCGAGACCCGCGAGATCGTATGGACCTTCAACCGCGACGGCGAATTCGAGTTCGCCTGCCTGATTCCCGGCCATTACCAGGCCGGCATGCTCGCGAAGGTCGAAGTAGTGGATCGCGAGAAGCACGCCGCGAGCGGCCACGGCCACTGATCGACGGAGGACACCATGAAGAATCTGATCGCATTCGCAGCCGGCGCCCTGATCGCGAGCACCGCCATTGCCGACGCCCACCTGCCCAAGGTCGACGCCGAAGTGCGCCGCGTCGACGCCGCGCAGAACAAGCTCGCGCTACGCCACGGCGAAATCCCCAATCTCGACATGCCACCGATGAGCATGGTCTTCCAGGTCGCCGACCCGGCTCTGCTCGACGGACTGAAGCCCGGGGACAAACTCATGGTGACCATCGACGAGATCGACGGCGCCTACACCGTGCTGTCGGTCGAGCGTGCCCAACCTTGAGACCGGGCTGCCGGCACGAGACCCCGCTCGCCCGGCGTCGAGGGGCTCAGGCAGCCGCCTGATCCCCTTGAAATGGCTGGCCTGCGCGGCGGGCCTGCATCTCGTCTGGGAGATCGCCCAGTTGCCACTGTTCACGCTTTGGCATGAAGCACCACCGACAGTCATCGCATGGGCCGTCATCCACTGCACCGGCGGCGACATCCTGATCGCGGCAGCCACCTATGCCATTGGCAGCTTGGTAGCACACGACCTTGCATGGCCTGCCAACTCGCCACGTATTCGACCGCTCGCGGCGCTGATTGTCTCTGGCGTGGGCTATACCTTCTACAGTGAGTGGCGCAACGTGTATGTCCTCGGCGCCTGGGCCTATACACCGTCCATGCCTACCGTGTTCGACATCGGCCTGTCGCCGCTCGCACAGTGGATTTTTGTACCACTTGCGACCACCATCCTCGCCGCCGTGCTGCATCGACAGCCGTGGCGAAGCTGACACGACCGTAATGCACGCGCCATCGACCAGTCAGCCTGGCGCGCGCAAGATGGACCCATCCTTCGGCCCCCAATGCCGAAACCGCGCGCTTTAACAGGAGGCGTAGTCATGAAGATCATGCAGAGCATTCGCCAGTGGCTGTGCCGCCTGCGGGCCTGGTGCCACGAGAACGAACGCGCCCACCGCGAGGCGCCGGTTTCGCCATGCTGTTCGGCACCCCCGCCGGGCGCGTTGCGCCCGGACATAAAAAGGATTGGCACGAAATGACCGGCTTCCCGGTCGGTCGGCCATGGCGCCTGTCGCGCAAGAGGCAAAAATAGGCTTACGTGCCGACATTTCGTCGGACGAAAGCCATCTCGATCCATCACAGCAAGGAGCAGGTCATGAACAGAAGCACTCGACTGATGTTGGTAGCGATCATCGGCATCGCAACGTCCGGCGCACCCGCCTTCGCGCAATCGGACGCCATGCGCGGGCAGCCGATGATGGGCGGCGACGCGAAGCAGGGCCAGATGATGGGAAGCGGTCCGATGGGCGGCATGATGGGCCCCGGGATGATGATGGGGAATGGCGCATCGGGCCCGGGCATGATGGGCGGCGGGATGATGGGCGACATGATGTCCGGTTGCCCGATGAAGGCGGCGGGCGGTGCCACGCTGGCCCTGCCCCAGTTGCCGCCGGGCAACGACGCACTGCAGTTCCGCATGCACGCCGAGATGATGCAGAAGATCGGCGAAATTGCCGTTCGCTACGCTGATCGTATCGGGACCGGAAAGTGAGTTCCGGCGGTGCTCCGGTCCGCGCCGGGCACAACTGATCCGGGAGAAGCACGGTGTCGCAACCATCGCAGGGGCGCTTCTTCCGCTGGCTGCTCGGTGCCGCGCTGCTGTTCCTGGTCGGCGCCACCGTCGTCGTGCAATGGCAGGCCAACCGTGCCCGCATCGACCCGGACGACGCCGCACAGGTCGCGCGCGGTACGCAAATCTATTCCACCTATTGCGCGGCCTGCCACGGTGCCAACCTGGAAGGACAGCCGGACTGGCGCCAGCCGCGCGCCAGCGGGCGCATGCCCGCACCGCCGCACGACGCCAGCGGCCACACCTGGCACCATCCGGACGACGTGCTGTTCGGCATCACCAAGCACGGACTGGTCCCCGGCAAGTACGCGCCGCCCGGCTACCAAAGCGACATGCCGGCCTTCGCGAACACGCTCGACGACGCCGAGATTCGCGCCGTACTGGCCTACATCAAGAGCACATGGGGTCCGCGCGAGCGGGCGCACCAGACACGCGTCGAGGAACAGGCCCGCGCGTTGTCACGACGCGACTGACTGGGTCCGCCACAGGAAAACTCCGATGACCGCGTTCCGACATTTTTCCGCCGCGCTTGCCCTTGTTGCCGCGCTTTCGCCCGCCATCGCCGCTCCGGACGCGGTCACGCTGACCCACGTTCACGGCCTGGCCTACAGTCCCGACGGCAAGCGTCTGATGATTCCCAGCCACCACGGTCTGGCCGTGTTCCAGGACGGGCGCTGGAGCAAGGCTGAGGGACCGGAGCACGACTACATGGGCTTCTCGGCCACCGCCGAAGCGCTCTACAGCAGCGGTCACCCCGCGCGCGGCAGCAAGCTCACCAACCCGTTCGGCGTGATCCGAAGCACCGACGGTGGCCGCAAATGGGACTCGCTCGGGATGTCCGGCGAGACCGACTTCCACTTGCTCGCCGCGAGCCACCGCACGAATGCGATCTACGTGTTCAACCCCGCTCCGAATTCGCGCATGAAGTCCGCTGGCGTATTCTCCAGCCCCAACGACGGTTTCACGTGGGACCAGCACGCGCTCGACGGCATCACCGGCGAACCCACGGCGCTGGCGGCTCATCCGGACGATGCCGACCGCTTCGCCCTCGGCACCAGCGAAGGCGTCTACGTCGGGCAGGCCGGCAAGGGCCTGCAGCGAGTCGCCGAGGGGCGCGTCACGGCCCTGTGGTTCGACCTGGCCGACGACGCCTTGTGGGTCGGCCGTTACGCCGACAGGCCTGAACTGGCGCGCCTCAACCCGCAGACCGCTGAACTCGACCGCATCGACATCCCGGTAACCGGGCAGGATGCAATCGCCTACGTCGCGCAGAACCCGGCGCGACCAAGCGAGTATGCGATCGCCACCTTCCGCCGCAACGTCTTCATCAGCACCGACGCGGGCAAGAACTGGAGCGCAATCGTCCGCGATGGACGCGGCATCAACCACAACCGATGACACGCGAATCGCCCAGCCGATTCATTGACATCTGTGTGGGACTACGCACTGTCCAGCGAGTCTGCCTTGCCTACACTGGTGTCAGCTGGAGTCGATCCACGCGTGACAGAGTGACCGGATTGGTGACCCGGATGCGATGAGTCCCGAACGGCGACATGCCGGAGCTCGTACGCAGTTCCAGGACGGTGATCGTGCAAGCAAGCATCGGAGGCTTGGTGGCCAAGGAACAAGACCGGACAACGCATTACAAGGAAGGCAGCCTGACATTGGCAGGCACCGTGATGCTGGGTACCGGCGTCATGATCGGCGCCGGCATCTTCGCACTGACCGGGCAGATGGCGCAGATGACGGGCGTTCTGTTCCCGCTGGCGTTTCTGGCCGCCGCCGTGATCGTTGCCTTCAGTGCCTACTCCTACATCAAGATTTCCAACGCCTATCCGTCCGCTGGCGGCATCGGCATGTATCTGCACAAGGCCTACGGCGACCGATTGCCCACCGCCTTCAATGCATTGCTGATGTATTTCTCCATGGTGATCGCGCAAAGCTTTCTTGCCCGCACCTTCGGCGCCTATACGATGCAGCTTTTCGGCGGAGACGAGAGCGGCCGCATGGTGCCCATACTCGGGGTGTCACTCATCCTGGCGGCTTTTTTGATCAATCTGATGAGCAACCGCCTTATCGAGAGCGTGGCGTCGTTCATCGGAGTCTTGAAGATCGGCGGCATCCTGATCTTCGGTCTGGTGGGTGCCTGGATTGCAGACAGCATCTCTGTCGACTTTTCCGACGCACGAGAAGCCGGAGCGGTTGGTAACTTCCTGGGCGCAACCGCTCTGGGGATACTGGCATTCAAGGGCTTCACGACGATTACCAACAGTGGCTCGGAGGTGAAAGACCCGCACCGCAACGTTGGTCGTGCCATCGTGATTTCCATTGCTGCGTGCGTAGTGCTCTACACCTTGGTCGGCTTTGCGGTTGCGAGCAATCTTTCGCTCACCGAAATCATCGAGACACAGGACTACTCCCTTGCCGCTGCAGCGCGGCCAGCGCTGGGCGATTATGGCGTCTGGTTTACGGTGGCACTCGCCATGATGGCCACTGCCGGCGGCATTCTGGCCAGCATCTTTGCAGTCTCACGCATGCTCGCAATGCTGACGGAAATGAAGCTGGTTCCCCATCGCCACTTCGGCATGCCAGGCAGCATCCAGAAGCACACTCTGGTCTACACGGTGGTTCTCGGCCTGATCCTGACCGCATTCTTTGATCTTTCCCGAATCGCGGCGCTGGGGATCGTGTTCTACCTGATCATGGATATCGCCATCCATTGGGGCGTCATTCGGTATCTCCGCGAAGACATCCACGCGAGGGCGTGGGTGCCGGCCACCGCCATCTTCCTCGATCTGCTCGCGCTCGGAGGCTTTGTCTGGGTCAAGCTGAATTCCGACCCCCTTGTGATTGGTATTGCTGTAGCCACGATGATGGTCATAGCGATTGCGGAGCAGATTTTCCTGAAAAATTCGGCTGGCGCCAGACAATCAGGCGAGCAGGAATCTCATGAACACCACCACTGAAAACAGCAACTGAACCGGAGAGCAAACCATGATTGAGGGTCACATGTTTGGCAACACGATCTGGGCAGGACACTGGCTGTGGATGCTGGTCGTCGCCATCTTCGTCGTCATTCCGGTCTGGCGTATCTGCCAACGCGCCGGCTATCCGGGCTGGATGGGACTCCTGATTCTGATTCCCATGGTCAGCCTCCTTTTCCTCTATTTCCTCGCGTTTGCGAACTGGCCGGCAGCAAAGGGCCGAGAGCGGAATGACTGACCCTCGGCGCGCATCGGGGCACGCCCGATGCGGACGCCGGATGGTGACCGAGGGTCGGGCACGGTTGCGTCCGTGCGGAAAAGGTCGCTCAGGATGACAAATCCGTAATCATCCCGTAATCGAGCAACAAGGGGCCCGGTTGCAGAATGAGGTTGCCGGACATCCTGCGCGTACTGATGATCGCGCGCCGTGACCAGCCGAAATGCCCGAACCCGAAGGAAGCGCCATGAACGATGCAGCAAACACATCCCCAAAGACCCACGCCCGGCTCACGCTAATCGTGCCCGGCATGGGCAGCGACCACTGCGCCGGGCTGGTGAGCGAATCCATTCGTCGGCTGGACGGGGTCGGGCAGATTCAGACGAGCATCGCCAGCCATCGCGTCAATGTCGAATTCGATGCCGCGACGACCGGGTCGGAGGCCATCCGGCACGCCGTCGAGCGCGCGGGCTACGACGTCGATTCGATCAAGACGGATGGCAAGGACGCCGCCGTCACCGAGACCGAATCGGAGGAGCGCTACCTCGCGCAGGCCAGCAAGCGGCTGTGGATCGCGGCGGTACCGACCACGCTGATCATGTTGCTGATGGTTCCG
It encodes:
- a CDS encoding APC family permease, translating into MAKEQDRTTHYKEGSLTLAGTVMLGTGVMIGAGIFALTGQMAQMTGVLFPLAFLAAAVIVAFSAYSYIKISNAYPSAGGIGMYLHKAYGDRLPTAFNALLMYFSMVIAQSFLARTFGAYTMQLFGGDESGRMVPILGVSLILAAFLINLMSNRLIESVASFIGVLKIGGILIFGLVGAWIADSISVDFSDAREAGAVGNFLGATALGILAFKGFTTITNSGSEVKDPHRNVGRAIVISIAACVVLYTLVGFAVASNLSLTEIIETQDYSLAAAARPALGDYGVWFTVALAMMATAGGILASIFAVSRMLAMLTEMKLVPHRHFGMPGSIQKHTLVYTVVLGLILTAFFDLSRIAALGIVFYLIMDIAIHWGVIRYLREDIHARAWVPATAIFLDLLALGGFVWVKLNSDPLVIGIAVATMMVIAIAEQIFLKNSAGARQSGEQESHEHHH
- a CDS encoding copper-binding protein — protein: MKNLIAFAAGALIASTAIADAHLPKVDAEVRRVDAAQNKLALRHGEIPNLDMPPMSMVFQVADPALLDGLKPGDKLMVTIDEIDGAYTVLSVERAQP
- a CDS encoding cupredoxin domain-containing protein codes for the protein MITDNKNLRTLLAALAIGAVPLAASAHGERAHDAKATPVVKEQTGWGIAAEADKTERTLEVVMSDDMRFTPDRVTFTEGETVRLVVKNAGKIMHELVIGDQASLAEHAEMMVRFPNMEHDEPYMAHVPPGETREIVWTFNRDGEFEFACLIPGHYQAGMLAKVEVVDREKHAASGHGH
- a CDS encoding F510_1955 family glycosylhydrolase, with protein sequence MTAFRHFSAALALVAALSPAIAAPDAVTLTHVHGLAYSPDGKRLMIPSHHGLAVFQDGRWSKAEGPEHDYMGFSATAEALYSSGHPARGSKLTNPFGVIRSTDGGRKWDSLGMSGETDFHLLAASHRTNAIYVFNPAPNSRMKSAGVFSSPNDGFTWDQHALDGITGEPTALAAHPDDADRFALGTSEGVYVGQAGKGLQRVAEGRVTALWFDLADDALWVGRYADRPELARLNPQTAELDRIDIPVTGQDAIAYVAQNPARPSEYAIATFRRNVFISTDAGKNWSAIVRDGRGINHNR
- a CDS encoding multicopper oxidase family protein — translated: MDRRKFLSSAAFGAVATTAVGKSALARLPEPEIQTSAATAPPRMPDSGRPYNPVVTLNGWTAPWRMNNGVKEFHLVAEPVEREIAPGMVARLWGYNGQSPGPTIEVVEGDRVRIFVTNKLPEHTSIHWHGQRLPNGMDGVAGLNQRAIPVGKTYVYEFVARRPGTFMYHPHADEMVQMAMGMMGFWVTHPKEAHPAINEVDRDFCFLLGAYDIDPGSVVPKVNTMTDFNLWTFNSRAFPGIDSLNVRHNDRVRIRVGNLTMTNHPVHLHGHEFEVTGTDGGPTPPGSRWPEVTTDIAVGQMRQIEFIADEEGDWAFHCHKSHHTMNPMGHDVPTMIGIDHRGLVGRIQRAAPDYMLMGERGMADMGEMQMLLPEQTLPMMTGTGPWGPVEMGGMFTMLKVRANQQPGDYSDPGWYAQPAGTQAFEWTGELPEPARFKAEREAGSTPVKVEMRVRKPQGGGHAGHH
- a CDS encoding c-type cytochrome, giving the protein MSQPSQGRFFRWLLGAALLFLVGATVVVQWQANRARIDPDDAAQVARGTQIYSTYCAACHGANLEGQPDWRQPRASGRMPAPPHDASGHTWHHPDDVLFGITKHGLVPGKYAPPGYQSDMPAFANTLDDAEIRAVLAYIKSTWGPRERAHQTRVEEQARALSRRD